Proteins encoded together in one Desulfobacterales bacterium window:
- a CDS encoding ABC transporter substrate binding protein: MKIVKKMIAVLVFGLFCFYLPASAADRIDFSTTPKTNHGKMWRIAYYEGGKYDDYQKTLVATIKGLMELGWIETEALPPQNDSQTKELWDWLASRSKSNFIRFVNDGYYSAGWDKTARSQITEKVLARLTREKDIDLVIAMGTWAGKDLANNSHDTPVIVLSTSDPVSAGIIKSVEDSGYAHVHARVDPFRYERQIQIFHDIIGFKNLGLAYKNTVLGRSYAAVDIVEKASKELGFEITSCFFKEGLTLEEENKEVLRCFRELAEKVDAIYVTEQQGVNPKTIPEIVKITNSHQIPTFAQSGSEPVKYGLLMSISQAGFKYVGGYHAETIARVFNGAKPGQLDQIFEDPPAIAINLKTAEIIGFDPPVDVLGAADEIYQEITVPQEPGK; encoded by the coding sequence ATGAAGATAGTGAAAAAAATGATTGCGGTACTGGTTTTTGGCTTATTTTGTTTTTATCTGCCTGCGTCGGCCGCAGACAGGATTGACTTCAGCACTACGCCAAAAACAAACCACGGCAAGATGTGGCGTATTGCATATTACGAAGGGGGAAAATATGACGATTATCAAAAAACACTTGTCGCCACGATAAAAGGCCTGATGGAGTTGGGCTGGATTGAAACGGAAGCGTTACCGCCTCAAAACGATTCTCAAACCAAAGAACTCTGGGACTGGCTGGCATCCCGCTCAAAAAGCAATTTCATCCGTTTCGTCAATGATGGTTATTATAGTGCCGGCTGGGACAAAACGGCTCGCAGTCAAATCACTGAAAAGGTACTCGCCCGGTTGACCCGGGAAAAAGATATTGATCTGGTGATCGCTATGGGCACATGGGCGGGCAAAGACCTCGCCAACAACTCGCACGACACTCCGGTCATAGTGCTTTCAACCAGTGACCCGGTATCCGCCGGCATCATCAAAAGCGTTGAAGATTCAGGCTACGCGCATGTCCATGCCCGTGTTGATCCGTTTCGCTACGAGCGTCAGATACAAATATTCCATGATATTATCGGTTTTAAAAACCTGGGACTGGCTTATAAGAATACGGTTCTCGGCAGAAGCTATGCAGCCGTCGATATTGTGGAAAAGGCTTCAAAGGAATTGGGATTTGAAATCACAAGTTGTTTTTTTAAAGAGGGGCTGACCCTTGAAGAGGAAAATAAGGAAGTTTTGAGATGTTTCCGGGAACTTGCAGAAAAAGTCGATGCGATTTACGTTACGGAACAACAAGGGGTCAATCCCAAAACGATTCCGGAAATTGTAAAAATTACAAATTCCCATCAAATTCCAACGTTTGCCCAGTCAGGTTCGGAACCGGTCAAATATGGATTGCTCATGAGTATTTCTCAGGCCGGGTTCAAGTATGTCGGGGGATATCATGCGGAGACCATTGCCAGGGTGTTCAATGGGGCAAAACCCGGTCAGCTCGATCAAATTTTTGAAGATCCGCCGGCAATAGCCATCAATTTAAAAACCGCAGAAATCATAGGATTCGATCCGCCGGTGGATGTTCTGGGCGCCGCCGATGAAATTTACCAGGAAATTACCGTGCCTCAGGAGCCCGGAAAATAA